Proteins from one Telopea speciosissima isolate NSW1024214 ecotype Mountain lineage chromosome 1, Tspe_v1, whole genome shotgun sequence genomic window:
- the LOC122655967 gene encoding uncharacterized protein LOC122655967, with amino-acid sequence MEEGGSIGCDQQDHLTKSKPVDKTSWDTVDARILSQMLNSMENQIADLVTHIDTVKELWEYLNILYSGQDNLSRIYDLSQAFYEVEQKNLYVTQYFADLKRLYEELNSVLPISSDVQAMQNQREQLVVVIFLGGLHNEFESVRSQILGGDKVTTLSETFSRVLRASRKSSQEPTNAENSALASFPSNRASNGGTGNSGGGGRGYGIGTSKAPTSSASETSRQVFFSSFRESSSNVVLVDGSLAQDLKSKKTISRGCESGGLYLPKDTSAVNQFNTSLKVLRSDNAKEYFSAPFTTFTVQHDIIHQSSYTDTPQQNADVKFFESTQFVQSSLPSSDLDDDLPVSIVKYSSLFQDPLPVAPPPTKPSVVFHRRSSDELTPRIPAYDKYSTRVFGVVPNILHLISNFMSYTGLSSTFVACLSTLERHPIPKSVAEALSDPGWRVAMTEELSALKDNQTWDLVSLPSGKFAIGCRWIFVVKVNPDGFVTRLKARLLDVKNAFLYGDLHEEGFTEQPPNVVLEFGLTRSESDHSVFESLKTHLGQQFQTKDLGCLKYFLGIEVAQSWKRISLSQRKYVLVLLSETGLLGSKPLETPMDPNLKLMADDGDILDDLEKYRRLVGKLNYLIVTRPKISFPVSVLSQFMSSPQTSHWDAVIRVLLYVKKAPGRGLLYIDHGHGRIEGFTNADWAGSPVDRRSTLGYCVFVGGNLVSWKSKKQNVVAQSSAESEYRAMAHSTCELGGLNS; translated from the exons ATGGAAGAAGGTGGTTCGATTGGCTGTGATCAACAGGATCATTTGACAAAATCGAAACCTGTTGATAAGACATCATGGGACACTGTTGATGCACGGATTTTGAGCCAGATGCTGAATTCAATGGAAAATCAGATTGCAGACTTGGTGACTCATATTGATACTGTTAAGGAATTATGGGAATATTTGAATATCCTGTACTCTGGACAGGACAACCTGTCACGTATATATGATCTTTCCCAAGCTTTCTATGAAGTGGAACAAAAGAATCTCTATGttacccaatattttgctgacCTCAAACGTttgtatgaggagctgaattctGTCCTTCCTATTTCATCGGATGTGCAAGCGATGCAAAACCAACGAGAACAGCTTGTTGTTGTGAtatttttgggtggacttcATAATGAATTTGAGTCGGTGAGGTCTCAGATTCTTGGTGGAGATAAGGTCACCACACTTTCAGAAACTTTTTCTCGAGTTTTACGTGCTTCCCGTAAAAGCAGCCAAGAACCCACCAATGCTGAAAATTCTGCTCTTGCTTCTTTTCCATCAAACCGTGCCTCTAATGGTGGGACAGgtaatagtggtggtggtggtcgtggttaTGGGATTGGCACTAGTAAAGCTCCCACTTCTAGTGCTTCAGAGACTTCAAGACAG gtatttttttcttcatttcgtgAGTCTTCTTCAAATGTTGTGTTggttgatgggtctttagctcag gatctcaAGTCGAAGAAGACGATTAGTAGAGGCTGTGAATCTGGGGGGCTGTATCTACCTAAAGACACATCAGCGGTG aatcagtttaatACTTCATTAAAagttcttcgtagtgataatgctaaagaaTACTTTTCTGCTCCTTTTACTACATTTACGGTTCAGCATGAcatcattcatcagtcctcttatacggacacacctcaacaaaatg CTGATGTTAAATTCTTTGAGTCCACTCAATTTGTTCAGTCTTCGTTGCCTTCTTCAGATTTGGACGATGATCTGCCCGTCTCTATTGTCAagtattcttctcttttccagGATCCTTTGCCAGTAGCGCCACCTCCTACGAAGCCATCTGTTGTGTTCCACCGTCGCTCATCTGACGAGCTGACACCTCGCATTCCAGCTTATGACAAATATAGCACCCG GGTGTTCGGAGTTGTGCCCAACATCTTACATCTTATCTCTAACTTTATGTCCTATACTGgtttgtcctctacttttgttgcttgtttgtcTACTCTTGAAcgtcatcctattcctaagtctgttgCAGAAGCCTTGTCTGACCCTGGGTGGAGGGTTGCTATGACTGAGGAATTATCTGCGCTTAAGGATAATCAGACATGGGACcttgtttctttaccctctGGTAAGTTTGCCATTGGCTGTCGGTGGATATTTGTGGTGAAAGTTAATCCTGATGGGTTTGTGACTCGGTtgaaggcccgtctt ttggatgtcaagaatgctttcttatatggtgatctccatgaggaagGGTTTACGGAGCAACCTCCTA ATGTTGTGTTGGAATTTGGACTGACTCGGTCTGAGAGTGATCATTCGGTGTttgagagcttgaagacacATTTGGGACAACAATTTCAAACTAAGGACCTGGGATgtctgaaatatttcttgggtattgaggtagctcaaTCATGGAAAAGgatttcgctctcacagcgGAAGTATGTTCTTGTCTTGCTTTCAGAGACAGGGTTACTGGGATCTAAACCTTTGGaaactcctatggatcctaatttgaAACTAATGGCAGATGATGGTGATATCCTTGATGATCTAGAGAAGTATcgaaggcttgtagggaaactcaactatttgatTGTGACTAGGCCTAAAATCTCCTTTCCTGTCAGTGTACTGAGTCAGTTTATGTCCTCTCCTCAGacgtctcattgggatgcagttatAAGGGTTTTGCTCTATGTCAAGAAAGCTCCAGGGCGTGGTCTTCTATATAttgatcatggtcatgggagGATTGAAGGTTTTACTAATGCTGACTGGGCAGGGTCTCCAGTGGATCGAAGATCTACTTTAGGTTACTGtgtgtttgttggaggaaatcttgtttcatggaagagcaagaaacaaaacgTTGTAGCTCAGTCCAGTGCAGAGTCGGAgtatcgtgctatggcacatAGCACTTGTGAGTTGGGTGGATTAAACAGTTGA